In a genomic window of Aggregatimonas sangjinii:
- a CDS encoding KpsF/GutQ family sugar-phosphate isomerase, with the protein MDSTKPILDIAKKTIGMQRDAIGHLVSLLDTDFEGAVESILRSKGRVIVTGIGKSAIIASKITATLNSTGTPAIFMHAGDAIHGDLGTIQEDDVVVCISKSGSTPEIKMLVPLIKRGKNTLISMTGNPASFLGQQGDFILNTHVEKEACPNNLAPTTSTTAQLVMGDALALTLLQLKGFDRADFAKYHPGGALGKRLYLRVADIVTTNQKPQVDIDADIKKVIVEISEKMLGVTAVLQDDKIVGVVTDGDIRRMLNKYDSINGLRAKDIMTSNPQTIGADVLAIEALELMQNRSISQLLAVEGERYQGVVHLHNLINEGIL; encoded by the coding sequence TTGGATAGCACCAAACCGATACTCGACATAGCGAAGAAAACGATAGGAATGCAACGTGATGCCATAGGTCATCTGGTTTCCTTGCTAGATACCGATTTTGAAGGGGCGGTCGAAAGCATTCTACGGTCAAAAGGACGTGTAATCGTTACTGGTATCGGCAAAAGCGCCATAATCGCCTCGAAAATTACCGCAACATTGAATTCCACCGGAACTCCGGCCATTTTCATGCATGCCGGCGATGCCATTCACGGAGACCTGGGCACGATTCAGGAAGATGACGTGGTCGTGTGCATCTCGAAAAGTGGAAGTACGCCAGAAATAAAGATGTTGGTTCCCTTGATCAAAAGAGGGAAAAACACTCTTATCAGTATGACCGGTAATCCGGCATCCTTTTTGGGGCAACAGGGCGATTTTATTCTGAATACCCATGTCGAAAAAGAAGCCTGCCCGAATAATCTTGCCCCTACAACGAGTACCACGGCACAATTGGTCATGGGCGACGCCCTGGCCTTAACACTATTGCAGTTGAAGGGATTCGACCGTGCCGATTTCGCAAAATACCACCCGGGCGGAGCCTTGGGCAAACGATTGTATTTGAGGGTAGCCGATATCGTTACGACCAATCAAAAACCACAGGTAGATATCGATGCCGACATTAAGAAAGTAATTGTTGAGATTTCAGAAAAAATGCTTGGAGTAACGGCTGTGTTGCAAGATGATAAAATTGTTGGCGTGGTCACCGACGGCGATATACGAAGAATGCTGAATAAATACGATTCCATCAATGGTTTAAGGGCGAAGGACATCATGACCTCCAATCCTCAGACCATTGGCGCTGATGTACTTGCCATCGAGGCGTTGGAACTGATGCAAAATAGAAGTATTTCACAACTTTTGGCAGTAGAGGGAGAGCGTTACCAAGGTGTTGTGCATTTGCACAATCTAATCAATGAGGGCATATTGTAA
- the tatC gene encoding twin-arginine translocase subunit TatC — translation MAKAKVNPNEMSFLDHLEELRWHLIRSTIAVVVIGSVAFLMKKFIFDTVLLGPSQMNFPTYRMFCDIATALGFDSAFCAEKLPFTIQSRQMSAQFSAHIWTSIWAGVIVGFPYILYELWKFISPGLHDNERKNSRGFILIASFLFFLGVLFGYYVVAPLSINFLGTYQVSELVLNEFDLDSYIGTIKAAVLACGILFELPIIIYFLTKVGLVTPEIMKKYRKIALVVVLILSAVITPPDVASQIIVSIPVLILYQVSIYISKIVLKREAKRARKNVRPS, via the coding sequence ATGGCAAAAGCGAAGGTGAACCCCAATGAAATGTCATTTTTAGACCATCTCGAGGAATTGAGATGGCATTTGATCCGCTCAACAATCGCGGTTGTCGTCATAGGGAGTGTTGCCTTCCTGATGAAAAAGTTCATTTTCGATACGGTACTCCTGGGGCCTTCACAAATGAATTTCCCAACCTACCGTATGTTTTGCGATATTGCTACGGCACTTGGTTTCGATTCTGCTTTTTGTGCCGAAAAACTGCCGTTTACGATACAAAGTAGACAAATGTCGGCCCAATTTTCGGCGCATATATGGACATCTATCTGGGCAGGTGTCATAGTAGGTTTCCCCTATATTCTCTACGAATTATGGAAATTCATTAGCCCGGGACTGCACGATAACGAACGTAAAAATTCGAGGGGATTTATTCTAATCGCATCATTTTTGTTCTTTTTGGGCGTTTTGTTCGGCTACTATGTGGTCGCACCGCTTTCCATCAACTTTTTGGGCACTTATCAGGTCAGTGAACTCGTATTGAACGAATTTGACCTAGACTCGTACATAGGCACCATTAAAGCCGCAGTATTGGCGTGCGGAATTTTGTTCGAACTCCCGATAATCATTTACTTCCTGACCAAAGTGGGCTTGGTAACACCTGAAATCATGAAGAAATACCGCAAAATCGCATTGGTCGTCGTATTGATCCTTTCCGCAGTCATAACGCCTCCTGATGTGGCGAGTCAGATAATCGTTTCGATTCCTGTATTGATCCTATATCAAGTGAGCATTTATATTTCAAAAATCGTTTTGAAAAGAGAAGCAAAAAGAGCTAGAAAAAATGTCAGACCAAGTTAA
- a CDS encoding carboxymuconolactone decarboxylase family protein encodes MSDQVKEFNAYREKMNGKLLGDNNKIIKRIFNLDTNAYAAGALDVKTKELLGLVASAVLRCDDCVKYHLETVYKEGASKEEVMETLGIATLVGGTIVVPHLRRAYEFWEALENQEG; translated from the coding sequence ATGTCAGACCAAGTTAAAGAGTTCAATGCCTACCGTGAAAAAATGAACGGCAAGTTGTTGGGAGACAACAACAAAATCATTAAACGGATTTTTAATCTAGACACCAATGCCTACGCTGCAGGCGCCTTGGACGTAAAGACAAAGGAGCTTTTAGGATTGGTCGCCTCAGCCGTTTTGCGTTGCGATGATTGCGTAAAATACCATTTGGAAACCGTCTATAAAGAAGGTGCTTCGAAAGAGGAGGTCATGGAGACATTGGGCATCGCCACCCTCGTTGGTGGAACAATCGTCGTACCGCACCTACGGCGCGCTTACGAATTTTGGGAAGCCTTGGAAAACCAAGAAGGTTAA
- the lptB gene encoding LPS export ABC transporter ATP-binding protein yields the protein MKLRAENIMKTYGGRKVVRGISLEVNQGEIIGLLGPNGAGKTTSFYMIVGLVKPNGGKIFLDDMEITKFPMYKRAQNGIGYLAQEASVFRKLSIEQNILSVLQLTKLSKKEQHMKMESLIEEFGLGHIRKNRGDLLSGGERRRTEIARALATDPKFILLDEPFAGVDPVAVEDIQRIVAQLKNKNIGILITDHNVQETLAITERSYLMFEGGILKSGHPEDLAADEMVRKVYLGQNFELRRKKLDF from the coding sequence ATGAAGCTCAGAGCAGAAAACATCATGAAAACCTATGGCGGACGCAAGGTCGTTCGCGGTATTTCCTTGGAAGTCAACCAAGGGGAAATCATCGGATTGCTCGGGCCCAATGGCGCGGGAAAGACCACTTCGTTTTACATGATCGTGGGCTTGGTAAAGCCAAATGGTGGCAAGATTTTCTTGGATGACATGGAGATTACAAAATTTCCCATGTACAAAAGGGCACAGAACGGAATCGGATACTTGGCACAGGAAGCCTCCGTTTTTCGGAAATTGAGTATTGAGCAAAATATTTTAAGCGTGCTCCAACTTACCAAACTAAGCAAAAAGGAGCAACATATGAAGATGGAGTCTTTGATCGAGGAATTCGGTCTGGGCCACATCAGAAAAAACCGTGGCGACCTATTGTCCGGTGGCGAACGTCGTAGAACCGAAATCGCGCGGGCCTTAGCAACCGATCCCAAATTTATTTTGCTGGACGAGCCATTCGCCGGTGTCGATCCCGTTGCTGTTGAGGACATTCAACGTATTGTTGCACAGCTTAAAAATAAGAATATCGGTATTCTCATCACCGACCACAACGTACAGGAAACCTTGGCGATAACCGAACGTTCCTACTTAATGTTCGAAGGTGGCATTTTAAAATCGGGGCATCCTGAGGATTTGGCCGCCGATGAAATGGTGCGCAAAGTCTATCTGGGCCAAAACTTTGAACTTCGCAGGAAAAAGTTGGATTTTTAA
- a CDS encoding DUF4198 domain-containing protein, which yields MKSILRTILLTGCLVVFSSHELFLKADSHFLAANMPAELHLFNGTFDKSENSISRDRIIDPKIVGPEYTFKPVDGDFYDKDNATFLKFKTGDAGTYVAGISTLPRNLKMTAEKFNEYLEHEGLDQVLAERKKDGSSTSGANEKYSKHVKSVLQIEGKRTDHYQLEMGYPIEFVPLSNPFDAKPGDAISFRLLRDGKPLSDQTVHYSTIIPGVDAHENENSTKTDAQGICTIQPETAGQWYLATIHMTQSDEADIDYESNWATLTFAIK from the coding sequence ATGAAATCTATATTGCGAACAATTCTCTTGACCGGCTGTTTAGTGGTCTTTAGCTCCCACGAGCTTTTTTTAAAGGCCGATTCCCATTTTTTAGCGGCCAATATGCCGGCGGAGCTGCATTTGTTCAACGGAACATTCGATAAAAGTGAGAATAGCATTTCAAGGGACAGAATTATCGATCCTAAAATAGTGGGCCCGGAATATACTTTTAAACCAGTGGACGGGGATTTTTACGATAAGGACAATGCTACATTTTTAAAATTCAAGACCGGAGATGCGGGAACCTATGTTGCCGGAATCTCCACTTTGCCTAGAAACTTGAAAATGACCGCCGAAAAGTTTAACGAATACTTAGAACATGAAGGTTTGGATCAGGTGTTGGCCGAAAGGAAGAAAGACGGTAGTAGTACCTCTGGCGCCAACGAAAAATATTCCAAGCATGTAAAATCGGTATTACAAATCGAGGGAAAACGTACCGATCATTACCAATTGGAAATGGGCTATCCGATAGAATTCGTTCCCTTGTCGAATCCGTTCGATGCCAAACCGGGCGATGCCATTTCATTTCGATTGCTTCGAGATGGGAAACCCTTATCCGACCAAACGGTGCATTACAGCACGATCATTCCGGGGGTAGATGCCCACGAAAATGAAAATTCAACGAAAACCGATGCTCAAGGAATATGCACGATACAACCTGAAACTGCCGGTCAATGGTACCTAGCGACCATACACATGACGCAGAGTGATGAAGCGGATATCGATTACGAATCGAACTGGGCTACGCTTACTTTCGCTATCAAATAG